A single window of Castor canadensis chromosome 3, mCasCan1.hap1v2, whole genome shotgun sequence DNA harbors:
- the Tmem229b gene encoding transmembrane protein 229B — MASAEPLTALSRWYLYAIHGYFCEVMFTAAWEFVVNFNWKFPGVTSVWALFIYGTSILIVERMYLRLRGRCPLLVRCLIYTLWTYLWEFTTGFILRQFNACPWDYSQFDFDFMGLITLEYAVPWFCGALIMEQFIIRNTLRLRFDKDAEPGEPSGPPALANGHVKTD; from the coding sequence ATGGCTTCTGCCGAGCCCCTGACAGCGCTGTCCCGCTGGTACCTGTACGCTATCCACGGCTACTTCTGCGAAGTGATGTTCACTGCGGCCTGGGAGTTCGTGGTGAATTTTAACTGGAAGTTCCCGGGCGTCACTAGCGTGTGGGCCCTGTTCATCTACGGCACGTCCATCCTCATCGTGGAGCGCATGTACCTGCGCCTTCGGGGCCGCTGCCCGCTGCTGGTGCGCTGCCTCATCTACACGCTCTGGACCTACCTGTGGGAGTTCACCACCGGCTTCATCCTGCGCCAGTTCAACGCCTGCCCCTGGGACTACTCCCAGTTCGACTTTGACTTCATGGGCCTCATCACCCTGGAGTACGCCGTGCCCTGGTTCTGCGGAGCCCTCATCATGGAGCAGTTCATCATCCGCAACACCCTCCGCCTGCGCTTTGACAAGGACGCGGAGCCCGGAGAGCCTAGTGGCCCCCCGGCCCTGGCCAATGGCCATGTCAAGACTGACTGA